In the genome of Desulfuromonas sp. DDH964, one region contains:
- the rbbA gene encoding ribosome-associated ATPase/putative transporter RbbA: MEEVFLRYGKTLALGGINLELPSGCMVGVIGPDGVGKSSLFSLIAGSRAIQTGQVEVLGGDMADKRHRQAVCPRVAYMPQGLGKNLYPTLSVFENVDFFARLFGHGRRERERRIAELLQATGLSAFADRPAGKLSGGMKQKLGLCCALIHDPDLLILDEPTTGVDPLSRRQFWELIDRIRARQPGMSVLVATAYMEEAARFDWLVAMNAGGILATGTPRELLTQTGASSLEEAFIALLPQSQRDDYRPVIIPPRGTDTTGETAIEAHDLTMRFGDFTAVDHVSFRIGRGEIFGFLGSNGCGKTTTMKMLTGLLPASEGEAWLFGRPVDPHDIDTRRRVGYMTQSFSLYSELTVRQNLVLHARLFRMPEERINGRVQEMAQRFGLDEVMDSMPNALPLGQRQRLSLAVAMVHGPEMLILDEPTSGVDPVARDAFWQIMVDLARRDKVTIFISTHFMNEAERCDRISLMHAGRVLVSDSPAALIEKRGAGTLEEAFISYLEEAADETVEIPATATGETATVAVPPGEQNSTPAAEGGFFSLRRMFSYNRREALELCRDPIRLTLAMLGSVILMFVIGYGISMDVEDLTFAVLDRDRTAISRDYAFNLAGSRYFIERPPITDYAELDQRMRAGEISLAIEIPPGFARDLKRGMPVAIGAWIDGAMPTRAETVRGYVQGMHAQWLATLARHTLGASATTGASTIETRFRYNPDVKSLPAMVPAVIPLLLMMIPAMLSALSVVREKELGSIVNLYVTPVTRLEFLLGKQLPYVALAMLNFLLLTALAVFVFGVPLKGSFLALASAALLYVITATAFGLVISTFMHSQIAALFGTAVLTLLPAVQFSGMLDPVSSLEGAGAAIGRVYPTTYFLIIARGTFSKGLNFQDLHASFIPLLLAVPLLTALGVALLKKQDH; this comes from the coding sequence ATGGAAGAAGTCTTTCTGCGCTACGGCAAGACCCTGGCCCTGGGCGGCATCAATCTGGAGCTGCCCTCCGGCTGCATGGTCGGTGTCATCGGTCCCGACGGTGTGGGCAAATCCAGTCTATTCTCGCTGATTGCCGGCTCGCGGGCGATCCAGACCGGACAGGTTGAGGTGCTGGGGGGCGACATGGCTGACAAGCGCCATCGTCAGGCGGTCTGCCCACGGGTTGCCTACATGCCCCAAGGGCTCGGCAAAAACCTCTACCCGACCCTCTCGGTTTTCGAGAATGTGGATTTTTTCGCTCGATTGTTCGGACACGGGCGTCGGGAACGTGAACGCCGCATCGCTGAACTGTTGCAAGCCACCGGCCTGAGCGCCTTTGCCGACCGGCCGGCCGGCAAACTCTCCGGCGGCATGAAGCAGAAACTGGGGCTGTGCTGCGCGCTGATTCACGATCCCGACCTGCTGATCCTGGATGAACCCACCACCGGGGTCGACCCCCTGTCGCGGCGACAGTTCTGGGAGCTGATCGACCGCATCCGTGCCCGACAGCCCGGCATGAGCGTACTGGTGGCCACCGCCTACATGGAGGAGGCCGCCCGATTCGACTGGCTGGTGGCCATGAATGCCGGAGGGATTCTGGCCACCGGCACACCGCGGGAGCTGCTTACCCAGACCGGCGCCTCCTCGTTGGAAGAGGCGTTCATCGCCCTGCTGCCCCAGTCGCAACGGGACGACTACCGGCCGGTCATCATTCCTCCCCGCGGAACGGACACCACCGGCGAGACTGCTATCGAGGCCCACGATCTGACCATGCGCTTTGGCGATTTCACCGCCGTTGATCATGTAAGCTTCCGCATCGGACGGGGTGAAATCTTCGGTTTCCTGGGCTCGAACGGCTGCGGCAAGACCACCACCATGAAAATGCTGACCGGCCTGCTGCCGGCCAGTGAAGGAGAGGCCTGGCTGTTCGGCCGTCCGGTGGACCCCCACGATATCGACACCCGGCGGCGGGTCGGCTACATGACCCAATCCTTTTCCCTGTACAGCGAGCTGACAGTGCGGCAGAACCTGGTGCTGCATGCCCGGCTGTTCAGGATGCCGGAAGAGCGGATCAACGGGCGGGTGCAGGAAATGGCCCAACGCTTCGGCCTGGACGAGGTGATGGACAGTATGCCCAACGCCCTGCCGCTCGGTCAGAGGCAGCGTCTCTCCCTGGCGGTGGCCATGGTCCACGGACCGGAGATGCTGATCCTCGATGAGCCCACCTCGGGGGTCGACCCGGTTGCGCGGGATGCCTTCTGGCAGATCATGGTCGACCTGGCCCGCCGGGACAAGGTGACCATCTTCATCTCCACCCATTTCATGAACGAGGCCGAGCGCTGCGACCGGATCTCGCTGATGCACGCGGGCCGGGTGCTGGTCAGCGACTCGCCGGCGGCGCTGATCGAAAAGCGCGGGGCAGGCACACTGGAGGAGGCGTTCATCAGCTACCTCGAAGAGGCGGCCGATGAGACAGTCGAGATTCCTGCAACGGCGACCGGCGAGACCGCAACCGTTGCCGTGCCACCCGGGGAACAAAACTCGACCCCGGCTGCAGAGGGTGGGTTCTTCAGCCTTCGCCGCATGTTCAGCTACAACCGGCGCGAAGCACTGGAACTGTGCCGCGACCCGATCCGCCTGACCCTGGCCATGCTGGGGAGCGTGATCCTGATGTTCGTCATTGGCTACGGCATCAGCATGGATGTTGAGGACCTTACTTTTGCGGTGCTCGACCGGGACCGGACCGCCATCAGCCGTGACTATGCCTTCAATCTCGCCGGATCGCGCTACTTCATCGAACGACCTCCGATCACAGACTACGCCGAGTTGGACCAACGCATGCGTGCCGGCGAAATCAGTCTGGCGATCGAGATCCCCCCCGGTTTTGCCCGCGACCTGAAACGGGGCATGCCGGTTGCCATCGGCGCCTGGATTGACGGCGCCATGCCCACCCGCGCCGAGACCGTGCGCGGCTATGTGCAGGGAATGCATGCCCAGTGGTTGGCGACTCTGGCGCGGCATACCCTGGGTGCCTCAGCGACAACGGGAGCTTCCACCATAGAGACGCGCTTTCGCTACAATCCCGACGTCAAGAGTCTGCCGGCCATGGTGCCGGCCGTGATTCCGCTGCTACTGATGATGATCCCGGCCATGTTAAGTGCGCTGTCGGTAGTGCGGGAAAAAGAGCTGGGATCCATCGTCAATCTCTACGTCACCCCGGTGACCCGGCTGGAGTTCCTGCTTGGCAAACAGCTGCCCTATGTTGCCCTGGCGATGCTCAACTTTCTGCTTCTCACCGCGCTGGCCGTTTTCGTTTTCGGGGTGCCCCTCAAGGGAAGCTTCCTGGCCTTGGCGAGTGCGGCATTGCTGTATGTTATTACTGCCACTGCCTTCGGGTTAGTGATCTCGACCTTCATGCACAGCCAGATCGCCGCCCTGTTCGGTACCGCCGTCCTGACCCTCCTGCCGGCGGTTCAGTTTTCCGGCATGCTCGATCCGGTCTCCTCGCTGGAAGGTGCTGGCGCCGCTATTGGCCGGGTATACCCAACCACCTACTTTCTGATCATCGCTCGAGGGACCTTTTCCAAGGGGCTCAATTTCCAGGATCTCCACGCCTCATTTATTCCATTGCTGCTGGCTGTACCCCTGTTGACCGCCCTGGGCGTCGCCCTGCTCAAGAAACAGGATCACTGA
- a CDS encoding ABC transporter permease, which yields MRAVNIFHLGIKELRSLLRDPMMIVLIVYAFSVSIYTAATAMPDTLHKAPIAIVDEDRSQLSTRIVDAFYPPYFTTPVLITQDEMDARMDAGLDTFALDIPPGFQRDVLAGRSPAIQLNVDATRMSQAFTGNSYIHSIIGSEVITFLQGYRPNTTPAVDLALRARFNPELNKSWFGGVMELISTITMLSIVLTGAALLREREHGTVEHLLVMPVTPFEIMAAKVWAMALVVLAASTCSLFIVVKGALAIPIVGSSPLFLAGAALQLFATTSLGIFLGTIARSMPQFGLLLMLVLLPLQILSGAVTPRESMPEFVQFVMMAAPNTHFVKLAQAILYRGAGFEVVWPQFVALALIGSILFALSLARFRKTISTMA from the coding sequence ATGCGCGCCGTCAACATTTTCCATCTCGGCATCAAAGAGCTGCGCAGCCTGCTGCGTGACCCGATGATGATTGTCCTGATCGTCTATGCCTTCAGTGTCTCGATCTACACTGCCGCGACAGCCATGCCCGATACCCTGCACAAGGCACCCATCGCCATTGTCGACGAAGACCGCTCCCAACTCTCCACGCGGATAGTCGACGCCTTTTACCCGCCGTACTTCACCACGCCGGTACTGATCACGCAGGACGAGATGGATGCCAGGATGGATGCCGGCTTGGACACCTTTGCCCTCGACATCCCCCCCGGTTTCCAACGTGACGTGCTGGCCGGACGCAGTCCGGCCATCCAACTCAATGTAGATGCCACCCGGATGAGCCAGGCTTTCACCGGCAACAGCTACATCCATTCCATTATCGGTAGCGAAGTGATCACTTTTCTGCAGGGATACCGACCAAACACAACGCCAGCGGTGGACCTGGCCCTGCGGGCTCGTTTCAACCCCGAATTGAACAAATCGTGGTTCGGGGGGGTCATGGAGCTGATCAGCACCATCACCATGCTTTCCATCGTCCTGACTGGCGCCGCGCTGCTCCGTGAACGCGAGCATGGCACAGTGGAGCACCTGCTGGTGATGCCGGTCACTCCCTTCGAGATCATGGCTGCCAAGGTCTGGGCCATGGCTCTGGTGGTCCTCGCAGCTTCGACCTGTTCACTATTCATTGTTGTCAAGGGAGCGCTGGCGATCCCGATCGTAGGCTCCAGCCCTCTCTTTCTGGCCGGCGCGGCGCTGCAGCTCTTCGCCACCACGTCGCTCGGCATCTTTCTCGGCACTATTGCGCGCTCGATGCCCCAGTTTGGTCTGCTGCTGATGTTGGTCCTGCTGCCGCTACAGATCCTTTCCGGTGCCGTCACCCCTCGCGAAAGCATGCCCGAATTCGTTCAGTTTGTCATGATGGCGGCGCCAAACACACATTTCGTCAAGCTTGCCCAGGCCATCCTGTACCGTGGTGCCGGATTTGAGGTCGTCTGGCCACAATTCGTCGCCCTGGCACTGATCGGTTCGATACTATTTGCCCTATCCCTGGCACGTTTCCGAAAAACAATCAGCACGATGGCATGA
- a CDS encoding FUSC family protein: protein MIQHKSRFHIAVPWPTIALVLRNTAAALAALMAAMFLQLENPYWAAMTALIVIQPTRGLLFEKSFYRLVGTAIGAVAGLLLLRQTESPLVLTIALALWIAGCVGIGNLLYGLRSYACMMAGFTSVVIAMSGYHHSSHLYGIALGRIADVFIGIIVATAGTVFFTPRQPRDELGSRLRQVAGKSVAWLALLLRQRRTGQLVSLEQGILIEIAEIEHQLDVVGAGSLRFKNQKRQIRSLMAAQLALLAVGRLAAESLARHPDVAHQQAYWRDLLACHLDEVAGKLASATRVNCLAAMTAAAAEAKAHLPLLGATLEEIVTSLQRVLTHSGSMTVLAEERPLPGLVRQQDRREACRAAIRAALAILAVGITWSATGWTQGPLMLMAMSIMLSIFSSKEHPVAFVGQIFIGAAIGSATAVFCRLILLPGINDPLLAGALLAPFLLLGVLAMSQRRTAISATDATLFFLFVSQPGVAMDVVPQDLVLAAIAMVMGVGGAWLAYRFLVPVSPATRMRSLLDAIARDIEALLPAVAPAAQERLQARVQHRVLRLVAMARQYDKDHLRMVEGGLASLAICRCIQRLQEGQKGESRAPSAASLIEDTLHSLALFVRSPQGVLPFPAAVSNACHGGVEAVFDRERAPELTVADALRDAGCLIRGNVAFLRAGAGHTLPEIHGVR, encoded by the coding sequence ATGATCCAGCACAAATCCCGCTTCCACATCGCCGTGCCATGGCCAACGATCGCCCTCGTTCTCCGTAACACCGCCGCCGCGCTTGCGGCGCTTATGGCAGCCATGTTCCTGCAGCTGGAGAACCCCTATTGGGCGGCGATGACGGCGCTCATCGTCATCCAACCCACCCGCGGGCTGTTGTTCGAGAAGAGCTTTTACCGCCTGGTCGGGACGGCCATCGGGGCTGTGGCTGGCCTGCTGCTGCTGCGGCAGACCGAATCACCGCTGGTGCTCACCATCGCCTTGGCGCTGTGGATTGCCGGCTGCGTCGGCATCGGCAACCTGCTCTACGGCCTGCGCTCCTACGCCTGCATGATGGCGGGGTTCACCTCTGTCGTCATCGCCATGAGCGGCTACCATCATTCATCCCATCTCTACGGTATCGCTTTGGGCCGCATCGCCGATGTCTTCATCGGAATTATCGTTGCGACGGCCGGAACCGTATTTTTTACCCCGCGCCAACCGCGGGATGAACTGGGGAGCCGGCTGCGGCAGGTGGCGGGAAAGTCGGTGGCCTGGCTGGCGTTGCTGCTGCGGCAGCGGCGAACGGGGCAACTGGTGTCGCTGGAACAGGGAATTCTCATTGAAATCGCTGAGATCGAGCACCAGCTGGATGTCGTCGGTGCCGGCTCGCTTCGTTTCAAGAACCAAAAACGCCAGATCCGCAGTCTCATGGCGGCCCAACTCGCCCTGCTCGCGGTAGGCCGTTTGGCTGCTGAGTCGCTTGCCAGGCACCCTGATGTGGCTCATCAACAGGCCTATTGGCGGGATCTGCTGGCCTGTCACCTGGATGAGGTCGCCGGCAAACTGGCCAGCGCCACGCGGGTGAATTGTCTTGCCGCAATGACGGCAGCAGCAGCGGAAGCTAAAGCCCATCTTCCGCTGCTGGGAGCGACCCTGGAGGAAATCGTCACCTCCCTGCAACGGGTGCTTACCCATTCTGGCAGCATGACGGTCCTTGCTGAGGAGCGACCGCTGCCAGGGCTCGTTCGCCAGCAGGACCGGCGCGAGGCCTGCCGTGCTGCCATCCGTGCCGCCCTGGCCATTCTCGCGGTCGGGATCACCTGGTCGGCCACGGGGTGGACGCAAGGGCCGCTGATGCTGATGGCAATGTCGATCATGCTCAGCATCTTTTCCAGCAAGGAACACCCGGTTGCCTTCGTGGGGCAGATTTTCATCGGCGCGGCCATCGGATCGGCAACGGCCGTTTTCTGCCGTCTTATCCTGCTGCCGGGGATCAACGATCCGCTGCTGGCCGGCGCCCTTCTCGCCCCCTTCCTGCTGCTCGGCGTTTTAGCCATGTCCCAGCGACGAACAGCTATATCCGCCACCGATGCCACACTGTTTTTCCTCTTCGTTTCGCAACCGGGGGTCGCGATGGACGTTGTGCCGCAGGACCTTGTCCTTGCTGCCATCGCCATGGTGATGGGGGTGGGGGGCGCCTGGCTTGCCTACCGCTTCCTGGTGCCAGTCAGCCCGGCAACCCGCATGCGCTCGCTGTTGGACGCCATTGCACGCGACATCGAAGCCCTGCTTCCGGCGGTTGCTCCGGCCGCGCAGGAAAGACTGCAGGCTCGGGTGCAGCACCGGGTGCTCCGCCTGGTGGCCATGGCCAGGCAATATGATAAAGACCATCTCAGGATGGTGGAAGGCGGGCTGGCGTCCCTCGCCATCTGCAGATGCATCCAGCGCCTGCAGGAGGGGCAAAAGGGCGAAAGCCGCGCCCCTTCTGCCGCCAGTCTCATCGAAGATACCCTGCACTCGTTGGCCCTTTTCGTCCGCAGTCCGCAAGGTGTTTTGCCCTTTCCGGCCGCAGTGTCCAACGCCTGCCACGGGGGTGTGGAAGCGGTTTTTGATCGGGAGCGCGCGCCCGAGCTGACCGTTGCCGATGCGCTGCGCGACGCTGGTTGCCTGATCCGCGGGAATGTTGCTTTTTTGCGGGCCGGAGCCGGCCACACCCTTCCTGAGATTCATGGGGTTCGATGA
- a CDS encoding HlyD family secretion protein, translating into MNEQLKKWMVGVAGVLFLAVVGTIVWQKFGTNDRNDGLVSGNGRIEAVEIDVAAKSAGRVKDILVREGEFVTAGQVVATMDTETMEAQLRQAEAQLQQAHSSVATAQSQLAQRESEKGAALAVVGQRQAERVKARQHSTRSAELVKVGAIAKQNADDDYAQLQSSEAAVNSARAQVSAAEAAVMAVRTQIAGAQSTVKAARANVERIQADINDSSLVSPRDGRVQYRVAQPGEVVGAGGKVLSLVDLSDVYMTFFLPTAAAGKVALGTEVRLVLDAAPEYVIPSQVSFISDVAQFTPKTVETASEREKLMFRIRSQVPVELLKKNITKVKTGLPGMAYVRLDAAKPWPDHLQVKLPQ; encoded by the coding sequence ATGAACGAACAATTGAAAAAATGGATGGTTGGAGTTGCCGGGGTGCTGTTTCTAGCTGTCGTAGGCACTATTGTCTGGCAAAAATTTGGCACAAACGATAGGAATGACGGCTTGGTCAGCGGCAACGGCCGCATTGAGGCGGTTGAGATAGACGTAGCGGCAAAGTCAGCCGGCCGGGTGAAGGATATTCTGGTCCGTGAAGGGGAGTTCGTCACGGCCGGACAGGTGGTGGCCACGATGGACACCGAGACCATGGAAGCCCAGCTGCGCCAGGCAGAGGCGCAACTGCAGCAGGCGCACAGTTCGGTTGCTACAGCCCAGAGTCAGCTGGCCCAGCGAGAGAGTGAAAAGGGGGCGGCTTTGGCGGTGGTTGGGCAGCGGCAGGCCGAGCGCGTCAAGGCCCGGCAGCACTCGACCCGCTCAGCGGAACTGGTCAAAGTAGGAGCGATAGCAAAACAGAACGCCGATGACGATTACGCCCAGCTTCAGAGCAGTGAAGCGGCAGTGAACTCGGCCCGCGCCCAGGTCTCCGCTGCCGAGGCAGCGGTCATGGCAGTGCGCACCCAGATTGCCGGGGCTCAATCGACAGTCAAGGCGGCCAGGGCCAACGTCGAGCGCATCCAGGCGGACATTAATGACAGTTCCCTTGTATCTCCCCGTGATGGCCGTGTGCAGTACAGGGTGGCGCAACCCGGCGAGGTAGTCGGCGCCGGCGGCAAGGTGCTAAGCCTGGTTGATCTGAGCGATGTTTACATGACCTTTTTCCTTCCGACGGCTGCGGCCGGTAAAGTGGCGCTCGGCACGGAGGTACGGCTGGTGCTGGATGCCGCCCCGGAGTATGTCATACCGTCACAGGTGTCGTTCATTTCCGATGTGGCCCAGTTTACCCCCAAAACCGTGGAGACGGCCAGCGAGCGGGAGAAATTGATGTTCCGCATCCGGTCGCAGGTCCCGGTGGAACTCCTCAAAAAAAACATCACCAAAGTCAAGACCGGCCTGCCTGGCATGGCCTATGTACGGCTGGATGCCGCTAAGCCGTGGCCGGACCATCTGCAGGTCAAGCTGCCGCAATGA
- a CDS encoding MarR family winged helix-turn-helix transcriptional regulator, which yields MHKPASKINRDNLLFHLALLTRQWRQVLDTEIQASGLTGATWRPLLHLSRLGDGTRQKELAASLGIEGPSIVRILDTLLAKGLILRTEDVSDRRAKLLFLTPAGQLLVEQVQATVMSLEHELLGAFSDQEVSLLGKLVERLEFCVSAARRPGKQ from the coding sequence ATGCATAAACCTGCCTCAAAAATTAATCGCGATAATCTTCTCTTCCATCTTGCCCTCCTGACCCGGCAGTGGCGACAGGTTCTGGACACGGAGATTCAGGCCTCCGGTCTGACCGGTGCCACCTGGCGCCCACTTTTGCATCTCAGCCGTCTTGGGGACGGGACAAGGCAGAAAGAGTTGGCCGCGTCCCTTGGTATCGAGGGCCCTTCCATTGTCCGAATCCTCGATACCCTCCTCGCGAAGGGGCTGATTCTCCGGACCGAAGATGTGAGCGATCGGCGCGCCAAGCTGCTTTTCTTAACGCCTGCGGGACAATTGCTCGTCGAGCAGGTCCAGGCAACCGTGATGTCTCTGGAGCATGAACTTCTCGGCGCGTTCAGTGACCAGGAAGTTTCCCTGCTGGGTAAATTGGTTGAACGTCTGGAATTTTGCGTCAGCGCTGCACGAAGGCCAGGCAAGCAATGA